One region of Aminobacterium colombiense DSM 12261 genomic DNA includes:
- a CDS encoding type I restriction endonuclease subunit R, whose translation MAFCECHLEEAALEWFEELGYEVVFAPDIAPEGTYPERTYYSDVVLTERLKEALARINPDLPDDALEDGFRQIMFPQSPSLIMNNKTFQKMITDGIDVQVKQEDGGYRTEKAYIFDLEAPSNNDFLVANQFTVVEHDKEKRPDIVVFVNGIPLVVIELKNASDENVDITDAFNQLQTYKKTIPSLFTYNSFTVISDGVNARAGTLTSNEDRFMAWRTIDGDDVAPLCIPQLEVLIKGMFLKDRFLDIIRHFVLFQSDGKEIKKILAGYHQYHAVNKALQSTQRATMEQGDRRVGVIWHTQGSGKSLSMVFYAGKLVIDEELENPTIVVITDRNDLDDQLFSTFLKSEELLRNTPVQAQDRVHLRELLNNRTSGGIIFTTIQKFAPFTNETNGEVIDFNRWGRVAENSSPYTANTMLTDRRNVVVIADEAHRSQYGFGAEIVMGKTEADVKYGYAKYMRDSLPNASYIGFTGTPVELTDKNTRVVFGDYIDIYDMTRAVEDGTTVKIFYESRIAKLDLPEEMKPQIDSEYEEITEYQEYSQKERLKSKWARLEAIVGTEQRIKQIAKDIVEHFEKRDLAQENEGGKGMIVAMSRRIAIDLYKEIVALRPDWHSDDLMSGKIKVVITGSSSDPSDWQAFIGSKADRETLAKRMKDRNDELKLVIVRDMWLTGFDVPSMHSMYVDKPMSGHNLMQAIARVNRVFKEKQGGLVVDYIGIAENLKNALAQYTESDKKTTGVDTEVASQVLLEKYDLIKELLHGHSYEKFFTGRQSEKMQAITETMDFIIGLREDRKNDYINLVTEMARAYSLCATTDTAETLNVEVGFHKAVRACLHKIMSDGSKKKTTSQLDNELNQLISKAISSNEVVDILSSVGLSKPNIAILSDEFLEEVKGMRQKNLAVELLNRLLKGSIKNFSRRNLVQSKRFSEMLEASIRKYQNRTIETTQVIMELIELAKEISGAEKRGESTGLTSDELAFYDALADNESARDVMGDEILMQIAKDLTLSIRRNISVDWAIRENVQAKMKMDIKRLLKRYNYPPDKTPQAVDTVIAQAKLMCQKEVAYGS comes from the coding sequence ATGGCTTTTTGCGAGTGCCATTTGGAAGAAGCCGCTCTTGAATGGTTTGAAGAACTAGGTTATGAGGTGGTTTTTGCACCAGATATTGCTCCAGAAGGAACATATCCTGAACGTACCTATTATAGCGATGTAGTACTGACAGAGAGATTAAAAGAGGCTCTTGCACGAATAAATCCAGATCTTCCTGACGATGCGCTGGAAGATGGGTTTAGGCAGATAATGTTTCCTCAGAGCCCTAGCCTCATTATGAACAATAAAACCTTCCAGAAAATGATCACTGATGGCATTGACGTTCAGGTAAAACAGGAAGATGGCGGATATCGCACTGAAAAAGCCTATATTTTTGATTTAGAAGCACCTTCCAACAATGACTTTTTAGTAGCGAATCAGTTTACTGTTGTAGAGCATGATAAAGAAAAACGACCAGATATAGTTGTATTTGTTAATGGCATTCCATTGGTCGTTATAGAACTGAAAAATGCAAGTGACGAGAATGTAGATATTACTGATGCTTTTAACCAGCTTCAAACCTATAAAAAGACTATTCCTTCCTTGTTTACGTATAATTCCTTTACGGTTATCAGTGATGGTGTAAATGCCAGAGCTGGAACTCTCACATCTAATGAAGACCGCTTTATGGCTTGGCGCACTATTGATGGTGATGATGTGGCACCCCTCTGTATTCCTCAGCTTGAAGTATTGATTAAAGGAATGTTTTTGAAAGACCGCTTCCTTGATATTATCAGGCATTTCGTGTTGTTCCAAAGTGATGGTAAAGAAATCAAAAAGATTTTGGCAGGATATCATCAGTATCATGCCGTAAATAAGGCTCTTCAAAGCACCCAGCGCGCAACGATGGAACAAGGTGATAGAAGAGTAGGCGTTATTTGGCATACTCAGGGCAGCGGTAAAAGCCTTTCTATGGTTTTTTATGCGGGGAAACTGGTTATTGATGAAGAACTTGAAAACCCGACAATTGTAGTTATTACAGATAGAAACGATTTGGACGACCAGCTGTTCAGCACGTTTCTTAAAAGCGAAGAGCTCTTAAGAAATACGCCGGTACAGGCACAAGACAGAGTTCATCTTAGAGAGCTTCTGAATAACCGTACCAGCGGCGGCATTATCTTTACAACCATTCAGAAGTTTGCCCCTTTTACCAATGAGACAAATGGAGAAGTGATAGATTTTAATAGATGGGGCAGGGTTGCGGAAAATTCTTCTCCCTACACTGCGAATACGATGCTTACAGATCGGCGGAATGTGGTTGTTATTGCCGATGAGGCTCACAGAAGTCAATACGGTTTTGGTGCAGAAATTGTAATGGGAAAAACAGAAGCAGATGTAAAGTACGGTTATGCAAAGTATATGCGGGACAGCCTTCCCAACGCTTCTTATATAGGCTTTACAGGAACACCTGTAGAACTGACAGATAAAAATACGAGAGTGGTTTTTGGGGATTATATCGATATCTATGATATGACAAGGGCTGTAGAAGATGGCACAACGGTTAAGATTTTTTATGAAAGCAGAATTGCTAAATTAGACCTGCCGGAAGAAATGAAACCTCAGATTGATTCAGAATACGAAGAAATCACTGAATATCAGGAGTATAGCCAGAAAGAAAGGCTTAAGAGTAAATGGGCCAGGCTTGAAGCTATAGTTGGGACGGAGCAGCGGATAAAGCAGATTGCAAAAGATATCGTAGAGCATTTTGAAAAACGGGATCTGGCTCAGGAAAACGAAGGCGGCAAAGGAATGATTGTTGCCATGAGCCGCAGAATCGCCATAGACCTCTATAAAGAAATAGTTGCTCTGCGTCCCGATTGGCACAGCGATGACTTAATGTCTGGGAAAATCAAAGTTGTTATAACGGGCAGTTCTTCTGACCCATCAGATTGGCAAGCCTTTATTGGCTCGAAAGCGGATCGTGAAACCCTGGCTAAACGGATGAAAGATAGAAATGACGAGCTTAAGCTGGTTATTGTCCGAGATATGTGGCTCACGGGGTTTGATGTGCCGAGCATGCATTCAATGTATGTAGATAAACCTATGAGCGGGCACAACCTTATGCAGGCCATAGCGAGAGTGAATCGGGTTTTTAAAGAAAAACAAGGCGGACTCGTTGTTGATTATATTGGTATTGCAGAAAACTTGAAAAATGCGCTTGCACAATATACAGAAAGCGATAAGAAAACAACCGGAGTAGATACTGAGGTGGCATCTCAGGTTCTTTTGGAGAAATACGACTTAATAAAGGAACTGCTTCACGGGCATAGTTACGAAAAATTTTTCACGGGCAGGCAGAGTGAGAAGATGCAAGCCATTACGGAAACAATGGATTTTATTATTGGACTTCGAGAAGATAGAAAGAACGATTATATTAATCTAGTGACGGAAATGGCCCGGGCGTATTCGCTGTGTGCTACAACAGATACTGCTGAAACACTTAACGTTGAAGTAGGATTTCACAAAGCCGTAAGGGCATGTCTACACAAAATAATGAGTGACGGGAGCAAAAAGAAAACCACATCCCAGCTAGATAACGAACTTAACCAGTTGATTTCAAAGGCGATTTCCTCTAATGAAGTGGTTGATATTTTAAGTTCTGTTGGTCTCTCGAAACCCAATATTGCTATTCTTTCAGATGAATTCTTAGAGGAAGTAAAAGGAATGCGGCAGAAAAACTTGGCAGTGGAGTTGTTGAATCGATTGCTCAAAGGTAGCATCAAAAACTTTTCAAGACGCAACCTTGTTCAATCGAAGAGGTTCTCTGAAATGCTTGAAGCCTCCATAAGAAAATATCAGAACAGAACTATTGAAACCACTCAGGTAATTATGGAATTGATTGAGCTTGCCAAAGAAATTAGTGGCGCGGAAAAACGTGGAGAGAGCACGGGGCTTACCTCGGACGAATTAGCTTTTTATGATGCGCTGGCTGATAATGAGTCGGCCCGGGATGTTATGGGAGACGAGATCTTAATGCAGATAGCAAAAGACCTGACGCTATCTATTAGAAGGAATATCAGCGTAGACTGGGCTATTCGTGAAAATGTACAGGCAAAGATGAAAATGGACATCAAGCGGCTGTTGAAGCGCTATAACTACCCTCCGGATAAAACTCCCCAAGCAGTGGATACTGTGATAGCGCAGGCAAAACTCATGTGCCAAAAAGAAGTTGCATACGGAAGCTAA
- a CDS encoding YdbC family protein produces MADIKYEIKESYGVLSVSSKGWQKELNLVSWNDREPKYDLRDWDSTHTKMSKGNNADCEIAR; encoded by the coding sequence ATGGCAGATATAAAGTATGAAATAAAAGAGAGTTATGGCGTGCTCTCAGTGTCGTCAAAAGGGTGGCAAAAAGAATTGAACCTCGTTAGTTGGAACGATAGAGAACCTAAATACGATCTTAGAGATTGGGATTCAACTCATACAAAAATGAGTAAAGGCAATAACGCTGACTGCGAGATAGCAAGATAA
- a CDS encoding carbon-nitrogen family hydrolase: protein MRISCIQMNMKLANVDYNFAHAQNLIREAVATEQPDVVVLPETWNIGFFPKDNLTALCDNNGERTKQELGSLAKELNINIVAGSVGNRRENKIYNTAVVFDREGLCIAEYDKIHLFTPLGEHNYFSWGNHISTFKLDGVICGIVICYDIRFPELARTLALQGTDVVFAVAQWPSVRITHINVLAEARAIENQMFFAFTNSCGTAGEIKYGGNSALINPWGKVLVRAGLQEEIITAELDLSIIADIRSSINVFRDRQPTTYKLD from the coding sequence GTGCGTATTAGTTGTATTCAAATGAATATGAAACTGGCCAATGTTGATTATAATTTTGCTCATGCACAGAATCTGATAAGAGAGGCGGTAGCAACCGAACAACCGGATGTAGTAGTTCTCCCTGAGACATGGAATATTGGTTTTTTCCCTAAAGACAACCTAACTGCACTTTGTGATAATAACGGGGAACGTACTAAACAGGAGTTGGGCTCGTTAGCGAAAGAGTTAAATATTAATATTGTAGCTGGTTCTGTTGGCAATAGGCGTGAAAACAAGATATACAACACAGCGGTTGTTTTTGATAGAGAGGGTTTGTGTATCGCCGAATATGACAAAATTCACCTGTTCACTCCATTGGGTGAGCATAATTATTTTTCCTGGGGGAATCACATCAGCACCTTTAAACTAGATGGTGTGATTTGCGGAATAGTCATTTGTTACGATATACGCTTCCCTGAACTGGCAAGAACGCTGGCATTACAGGGAACGGATGTAGTGTTTGCTGTTGCTCAATGGCCGTCAGTTAGAATTACACATATAAATGTTCTTGCTGAAGCGAGAGCTATTGAAAACCAGATGTTCTTTGCTTTTACAAATTCTTGTGGTACAGCAGGCGAAATAAAATATGGAGGAAATTCTGCTCTAATAAATCCTTGGGGAAAGGTACTTGTGCGTGCGGGATTACAAGAGGAGATAATTACAGCAGAGTTGGATCTTTCTATAATTGCTGATATTCGTAGTTCAATCAACGTGTTTCGTGACCGTCAACCGACGACATATAAATTAGACTAA
- a CDS encoding GntR family transcriptional regulator, with product MKEKVLKSLREAIIRGYLTGGQQLRQDEIALQLGVSRVPVREALMQLEAAGLVTFYPYKGAVVSTLSPDEAKEIFEIRSILETEALRFAFPNLSDKVLDRAEQLIEEASLEKDPFNWSDQNWKFHSFLYQYANRPRLLAIINSLHESVDRYKRIYLKTLSFYSESIKTHKQLVSRLREKNIEEATALMKKHLKNAEFHIIQYLTRY from the coding sequence GTGAAGGAAAAGGTTTTAAAAAGTCTTAGGGAAGCCATCATAAGAGGGTATTTAACTGGTGGACAACAGCTTCGACAAGATGAAATTGCCCTTCAGCTTGGAGTAAGTCGTGTTCCCGTTCGTGAAGCGTTGATGCAATTAGAGGCAGCGGGGTTGGTAACTTTTTATCCTTATAAAGGCGCTGTCGTTTCCACGCTTTCCCCCGATGAAGCGAAAGAGATTTTTGAAATTCGTTCTATTTTAGAAACAGAGGCACTTCGTTTCGCCTTTCCTAATCTTTCCGACAAAGTTCTTGATAGAGCAGAGCAACTTATTGAAGAAGCAAGTTTGGAAAAAGATCCTTTTAATTGGAGCGACCAAAACTGGAAGTTTCACTCTTTTCTTTACCAATACGCCAATAGACCCCGGCTCCTGGCTATAATCAATTCCCTTCACGAAAGTGTCGATCGATACAAGCGTATTTATTTAAAAACATTAAGTTTTTATTCGGAGTCTATTAAAACTCATAAGCAGTTAGTGTCTAGGTTGAGAGAAAAGAATATAGAGGAAGCAACAGCCCTTATGAAAAAACATTTAAAGAATGCAGAATTTCATATTATCCAGTATTTGACGCGGTACTAA
- a CDS encoding uroporphyrinogen decarboxylase family protein: MKPIKRIEALLEGKRLETPAINLWKHFPPYDEDPKMLIKKTIQFQERFHWDFVKVTYQGLFSIQDWGSKIKWPTRDCEWPNTCAGVGVVTDYSIKNVEDWKKLHVLPMDEGSMKDTIDVAKGVIDHYKGEAPVVVTVFNSLTTAQKMSGDKMFIHMRQNPEAFREGIETITQTTINYVKELVNAGADGIFFASQLGNYDKMSVAEYETFGRPYDLSILEHAKKMWFNIMHMHGNAPMFEMMSQYPVQALNWHDRLVDIDLRKGRELCGDKILIGGVDEFTVLPNGSDDELKAQLLDALQQVSDGRIILGPGCCVPSSINEDRFELAKKLLLEL, translated from the coding sequence ATGAAACCGATCAAGAGAATTGAAGCTCTATTAGAGGGAAAAAGGTTGGAAACACCGGCTATCAATTTGTGGAAACATTTCCCACCCTATGATGAAGACCCCAAAATGTTAATTAAGAAAACGATCCAATTTCAGGAACGTTTTCATTGGGACTTTGTAAAAGTAACTTATCAAGGGCTGTTTTCTATACAGGATTGGGGGTCAAAAATTAAATGGCCCACCAGAGATTGTGAATGGCCCAATACATGCGCTGGTGTAGGTGTCGTTACAGATTATTCGATCAAGAATGTAGAAGATTGGAAAAAACTCCATGTTCTTCCCATGGATGAAGGTTCTATGAAAGATACGATAGATGTGGCAAAAGGTGTTATCGATCATTATAAAGGCGAGGCGCCTGTTGTAGTTACTGTATTTAACTCTTTGACAACGGCTCAAAAAATGAGCGGCGATAAAATGTTTATCCATATGAGGCAAAATCCAGAGGCATTTAGAGAAGGAATCGAAACCATTACCCAGACAACAATTAATTATGTTAAGGAATTAGTAAACGCTGGTGCCGATGGAATATTCTTTGCAAGTCAGCTGGGCAATTATGACAAGATGAGTGTTGCTGAGTATGAAACTTTTGGTCGCCCATATGATCTCAGTATCCTTGAGCATGCAAAGAAAATGTGGTTTAACATTATGCACATGCATGGCAATGCTCCGATGTTTGAAATGATGAGCCAATATCCAGTTCAAGCTTTGAATTGGCATGATCGTTTGGTAGATATAGACCTGCGTAAAGGACGGGAATTATGCGGCGATAAGATTCTAATTGGCGGGGTTGATGAGTTTACTGTTTTGCCTAATGGTAGTGACGATGAACTCAAGGCTCAGCTGCTTGATGCTCTTCAGCAGGTATCTGATGGTCGAATTATTTTAGGTCCCGGTTGCTGTGTTCCGTCTAGCATTAATGAAGATCGTTTTGAGTTGGCCAAAAAACTGCTTCTAGAGCTTTAA